One genomic window of Phoenix dactylifera cultivar Barhee BC4 chromosome 6, palm_55x_up_171113_PBpolish2nd_filt_p, whole genome shotgun sequence includes the following:
- the SERK3 gene encoding LRR receptor kinase SERK2 isoform X2: MKLIIVLFILALLQPFAESDRQGDALIDMKLKLNATGSQLADWNQNQVNPCTWGSVFCDNSNNVIQVTLPNMGFTGTLSESIGVLNHLNVLSLPNNNITGGIPESFGNLSSLTNLDLENNLLSGEIPASLGRLTKLSILTLNQNNLTGNIPESLSNLSSLNDIGLAFNHFSGRIPDPLFQVAKYNFTGNNLNCGANFPHPCASNVPGQGEDDRRIAFGQLKRFTWRELQLATEWFGEKNILGQGGFGKVYKGVLPDNTKIAVKRLTDYESPGGEAAFLREVEMISLAVHRNLLRLIGFCTTPTERLLVYPFMQNLSVAYCLRDFKPGEPVLDWPTRKKVALGTARGLEYLHEHCNPKIIHRDVKAANVLLDEDFEAVVGDFGLAKLVDVRRTSVTTQVRGTMGHIAPEYLSTGRSSEKTDVFGYGIMLLELVTGQRAIDFSRLAEEDEVLLLDHVKKLEREKRLDAIVDRNLCMNYNDQEVEIIIQVALLCTQASPEDRPTMSEVVRMLEGEGLAERWEEWQQTEVSRREESERLQMRFDWGDDSLYNPEAIELSGAR; the protein is encoded by the exons GAGATGCATTAATTGACATGAAGCTTAAGTTAAATGCCACTGGCAGCCAGCTTGCTGATTGGAATCAAAATCAAGTCAATCCTTGCACATGGGGCTCTGTTTTTTGTGATAATAGcaacaatgtcatccaagt AACACTGCCTAACATGGGATTCACTGGAACCTTGTCAGAAAGCATTGGAGTGCTGAACCATTTAAATGTATT GTCATTGCCAAATAACAATATAACTGGTGGAATACCAGAATCATTTGGAAATTTATCTAGTCTGACAAACTTGGATTTGGAAAATAATCTTTTAAGTGGAGAAATACCAGCTTCTCTTGGCAGGCTTACTAAGCTTTCAATTTT GACTCTGAATCAAAATAATCTTACCGGAAATATTCCTGAATCCCTTTCAAACCTTTCAAGCTTAAACGACAT TGGTCTAGCTTTCAATCATTTTAGTGGTCGGATACCTGATCCTCTATTTCAAGTAGCCAAATACAA CTTTACAGGTAACAATCTAAATTGTGGCGCAAATTTTCCACACCCTTGTGCTTCCAATGTACCCGGCCAAG GTGAAGACGATCGCAGAATTGCATTTGGACAGTTGAAAAGATTTACATGGCGAGAATTGCAATTGGCCACAGAGTGGTTCGGTGAGAAAAATATTCTTGGTCAGGGAGGTTTTGGAAAAGTATATAAAGGTGTGCTTCCAGATAATACAAAAATTGCTGTAAAAAGGTTGACTGATTATGAAAGTCCTGGAGGGGAAGCTGCATTTTTACGTGAAGTCGAGATGATAAGTTTAGCTGTTCACAGAAATCTATTAAGGTTGATTGGTTTCTGTACAACACCAACAGAACGGCTTCTAGTTTATCCTTTTATGCAAAACTTGAGTGTTGCCTACTGTTTACGAG ACTTTAAACCTGGGGAACCAGTGTTAGATTGGCCTACGAGAAAAAAAGTGGCTTTAGGTACTGCACGGGGTTTAGAGTACCTTCACGAACATTGTAACCCGAAAATTATACATCGTGATGTTAAAGCTGCTAATGTCTTGCTTGATGAGGATTTTGAAGCAGTTGTTGGGGACTTTGGCTTGGCAAAATTGGTTGATGTGAGGAGGACGTCTGTGACAACTCAAGTTCGTGGGACCATGGGCCACATAGCACCTGAATATTTGTCGACTGGAAGGTCATCTGAGAAAACTGATGTTTTTGGTTATGGGATCATGCTTCTTGAACTTGTTACTGGACAACGTGCAATAGACTTTTCTCGCTTAGCAGAAGAAGATGAAGTACTATTGCTTGATCAT GTTAAGAAACTAGAGAGGGAAAAGCGATTGGATGCTATTGTCGACCGCAACCTATGTATGAATTATAATGACCAGGAAGTGGAAATAATTATTCAAGTTGCTTTGCTTTGCACCCAAGCTTCACCAGAGGATCGTCCTACAATGTCTGAAGTAGTTCGGATGCTTGAAGGGGAGGGGCTGGCTGAGAGATGGGAAGAGTGGCAGCAAACTGAAGTTTCACGGAGGGAAGAGTCTGAGAGGTTGCAAATGAGATTTGATTGGGGTGATGATTCTTTGTATAACCCCGAAGCCATTGAGCTCTCTGGTGCAAGATGA
- the SERK3 gene encoding LRR receptor kinase SERK2 isoform X1, giving the protein MKLIIVLFILALLQPFAESDRQGDALIDMKLKLNATGSQLADWNQNQVNPCTWGSVFCDNSNNVIQVTLPNMGFTGTLSESIGVLNHLNVLSLPNNNITGGIPESFGNLSSLTNLDLENNLLSGEIPASLGRLTKLSILTLNQNNLTGNIPESLSNLSSLNDIGLAFNHFSGRIPDPLFQVAKYNFTGNNLNCGANFPHPCASNVPGQGRSGNTKIRIVLGCVGGVIGFLVIGVAFLFCRSRRKGYRPEIFVDVAGEDDRRIAFGQLKRFTWRELQLATEWFGEKNILGQGGFGKVYKGVLPDNTKIAVKRLTDYESPGGEAAFLREVEMISLAVHRNLLRLIGFCTTPTERLLVYPFMQNLSVAYCLRDFKPGEPVLDWPTRKKVALGTARGLEYLHEHCNPKIIHRDVKAANVLLDEDFEAVVGDFGLAKLVDVRRTSVTTQVRGTMGHIAPEYLSTGRSSEKTDVFGYGIMLLELVTGQRAIDFSRLAEEDEVLLLDHVKKLEREKRLDAIVDRNLCMNYNDQEVEIIIQVALLCTQASPEDRPTMSEVVRMLEGEGLAERWEEWQQTEVSRREESERLQMRFDWGDDSLYNPEAIELSGAR; this is encoded by the exons GAGATGCATTAATTGACATGAAGCTTAAGTTAAATGCCACTGGCAGCCAGCTTGCTGATTGGAATCAAAATCAAGTCAATCCTTGCACATGGGGCTCTGTTTTTTGTGATAATAGcaacaatgtcatccaagt AACACTGCCTAACATGGGATTCACTGGAACCTTGTCAGAAAGCATTGGAGTGCTGAACCATTTAAATGTATT GTCATTGCCAAATAACAATATAACTGGTGGAATACCAGAATCATTTGGAAATTTATCTAGTCTGACAAACTTGGATTTGGAAAATAATCTTTTAAGTGGAGAAATACCAGCTTCTCTTGGCAGGCTTACTAAGCTTTCAATTTT GACTCTGAATCAAAATAATCTTACCGGAAATATTCCTGAATCCCTTTCAAACCTTTCAAGCTTAAACGACAT TGGTCTAGCTTTCAATCATTTTAGTGGTCGGATACCTGATCCTCTATTTCAAGTAGCCAAATACAA CTTTACAGGTAACAATCTAAATTGTGGCGCAAATTTTCCACACCCTTGTGCTTCCAATGTACCCGGCCAAG GAAGATCTGGTAATACAAAGATTAGAATTGTGCTTGGATGTGTTGGAGGAGTAATAGGGTTCCTTGTTATAGGGGTTGCATTTCTGTTCTGCAGGAGTAGGAGGAAAGGTTATCGACCAGAAATTTTTGTAGATGTTGCAG GTGAAGACGATCGCAGAATTGCATTTGGACAGTTGAAAAGATTTACATGGCGAGAATTGCAATTGGCCACAGAGTGGTTCGGTGAGAAAAATATTCTTGGTCAGGGAGGTTTTGGAAAAGTATATAAAGGTGTGCTTCCAGATAATACAAAAATTGCTGTAAAAAGGTTGACTGATTATGAAAGTCCTGGAGGGGAAGCTGCATTTTTACGTGAAGTCGAGATGATAAGTTTAGCTGTTCACAGAAATCTATTAAGGTTGATTGGTTTCTGTACAACACCAACAGAACGGCTTCTAGTTTATCCTTTTATGCAAAACTTGAGTGTTGCCTACTGTTTACGAG ACTTTAAACCTGGGGAACCAGTGTTAGATTGGCCTACGAGAAAAAAAGTGGCTTTAGGTACTGCACGGGGTTTAGAGTACCTTCACGAACATTGTAACCCGAAAATTATACATCGTGATGTTAAAGCTGCTAATGTCTTGCTTGATGAGGATTTTGAAGCAGTTGTTGGGGACTTTGGCTTGGCAAAATTGGTTGATGTGAGGAGGACGTCTGTGACAACTCAAGTTCGTGGGACCATGGGCCACATAGCACCTGAATATTTGTCGACTGGAAGGTCATCTGAGAAAACTGATGTTTTTGGTTATGGGATCATGCTTCTTGAACTTGTTACTGGACAACGTGCAATAGACTTTTCTCGCTTAGCAGAAGAAGATGAAGTACTATTGCTTGATCAT GTTAAGAAACTAGAGAGGGAAAAGCGATTGGATGCTATTGTCGACCGCAACCTATGTATGAATTATAATGACCAGGAAGTGGAAATAATTATTCAAGTTGCTTTGCTTTGCACCCAAGCTTCACCAGAGGATCGTCCTACAATGTCTGAAGTAGTTCGGATGCTTGAAGGGGAGGGGCTGGCTGAGAGATGGGAAGAGTGGCAGCAAACTGAAGTTTCACGGAGGGAAGAGTCTGAGAGGTTGCAAATGAGATTTGATTGGGGTGATGATTCTTTGTATAACCCCGAAGCCATTGAGCTCTCTGGTGCAAGATGA
- the LOC120111034 gene encoding uncharacterized protein LOC120111034, protein MMFMRMSIANNIKSTLPECDSAQALLKTMEERFRSADKSLAGTLMAKLTTIKFDGTCGMHEHILEMTNIAAKLKALGMDVNESFLVQFILNSLPPQFGSFQIHYNTIKDKWNVNELTSMLVQKETRLKQQGHHSVNLVSHGAKKKWKKPRKGMKSGPSKGKEPHHDTEVHKKKQNKDRCHFCKKLGYYQKDCHKRKAWFEKKGIPYNPDARSK, encoded by the exons ATGATGTTTATGCGGATGAGTATAGCGAATAATATCAAGTCAACGCTTCCTGAATGTGACAGTGCTCAAGCATTATTGAAAACTATGGAAGAACGTTTCCGATCTGCTGATAAGTCTCTGGCTGGGACATTAATGGCTAAGCTTACCACCATAAAATTTGATGGTACTTGTGGGATGCATGAGCATATCCTTGAAATGACAAATATAGCTGCTAAGCTGAAGGCTCTTGGGATGGATGTGAATGAATCCTTTttagttcaatttattttgaactccttgcctcctcaatttggatcatttcaaattcactataacACTATTAAGGATAAGTGGAATGTGAATGAATTGACCAGTATGCTTGTTCAAAAGGAGACAAGACTTAAGCAACAAGGACATCATTCTGTCAATCTTGTAAGTCATGGAGCcaagaagaaatggaagaagcCAAGAAAGGGCATGAAGAGTGGACCATCCAAGGGTAAAGAGCCTCATCATGATACCGAGGTTCataagaagaaacaaaacaaagatagatgccatttttgcaagaAATTGGGATACTATCAGAAGGACTGCCATAAACGCAAGGCAtggtttgaaaagaaag GGATTCCTTACAACCCAGATGCAAGATCCAAATGA